A window of the Tenebrio molitor chromosome 1, icTenMoli1.1, whole genome shotgun sequence genome harbors these coding sequences:
- the LOC138141245 gene encoding uncharacterized protein gives MVVSVTVVLKEPDQDFVAAWFENSLKVNQIDIQLDPVLVDLKGDDEDQNRVCESLSSGGTTIVDLTWSGSDQAEKVAQDVGIPYVRIDISISPSLRLLDQYLEHRNSTDVTLIFDDPSKVDEALYFWIDTTLLRMVISENLDKTTANRLKAIRPIPNNFAIVATTSNMEELFQTVLFLLTLLALDQK, from the exons ATGGTAGTTAGTGTAACAG TTGTTCTGAAAGAGCCCGACCAAGATTTCGTCGCTGCATGGTTTGAAAATTCCTTGAAAGTAAATCAAATCGACATTCAGTTGGACCCAGTACTGGTGGACCTCAAGGGCGACGATGAAGACCAAAACAGAG TTTGCGAGAGTCTGTCAAGTGGTGGCACCACGATCGTGGATTTGACTTGGTCTGGGAGCGACCAAGCCGAGAAAGTAGCACAAGATGTTGGTATTCCGTACGTCAGAATAGACATCTCGATCAGTCCTTCGTTGCGCCTCCTGGACCAATACTTAGAACACAGAAACTCTACAGACGTCACTCTGATTTTCGACGACCCATCCA AAGTCGACGAAGCACTCTACTTCTGGATCGACACCACTCTTCTGCGAATGGTAATATCGGAGAATCTGGACAAGACCACTGCGAACAGATTGAAGGCGATCAGACCGATCCCCAATAACTTCGCCATCGTCGcgacaacctcgaacatggaGGAACTCTTCCAAACGGTACTCTTCCTTCTAACCCTTCTAGCACTTGATCAGAAATAG